The proteins below are encoded in one region of Hordeum vulgare subsp. vulgare chromosome 3H, MorexV3_pseudomolecules_assembly, whole genome shotgun sequence:
- the LOC123441490 gene encoding uncharacterized protein LOC123441490: MIRRQPCSRGGREAAVGHARAGGKRPPPSGRPVAPAVEEVVGPNKVDFVIGDDTFMFDSGAGGAAVALPQASDGAVDWSRPDAPAVEEVVGPNEVNFVVGDDTFVFGSGAWGAAVALAQASDGPPFSPLTHGI, encoded by the coding sequence ATGATCCGCCGCCAGCCGTGCTCGCGCGGGGGGAGGGAGGCCGCCGTCGGCCATGCTCGCGCGGGAGGAAAGAGGCCACCTCCATCTGGCCGCCCTGTCGCCcccgcggtggaggaggtggtcgGGCCCAACAAGGTCGACTTCGTCATCGGCGATGACACCTTCATGTTCGACTCCGGCGCGGGGGGCGCCGCGGTCGCGCTGCCGCAGGCCTCCGACGGGGCCGTCGATTGGAGCCGCCCTGACGCCCCCGCAGTTGAGGAGGTGGTCGGGCCCAACGAGGTCAACTTCGTCGTCGGCGATGACACCTTCGTGTTCGGCTCTGGCGCGTGGGGCGCCGCGGTCGCGTTGGCGCAGGCCTCTGACGGGCCCCCCTTCTCTCCTCTCACCCATGGGATCTAG